The Candidatus Rokuibacteriota bacterium genome includes the window GCCCAGGGCCTGTCGCGCATGACGGTCCACCGCATCTGGAAGCAGCACGGGCTCCAGCCGCACCGGGTCGAGACCTTCAAGCTCTCCCGGGATCCCCACTTTGTGGACAAGCTCCGCGACGTGGTGGGCCTCTATCTGGATCCCCCCGACAAGGCGCTGGTCCTGTCCGTGGACGAGAAGAGCCAGATTCAGGCGCTGGACCGGACAGCCCCGCTGTTGCCGCTGCGCCCGGGCATTCCGGCCCGGCAGACGCACGACTACAAGCGGCACGGGACGACGACACTGTTTGCGGCGCTCAGCATGCTCGATGGCAAGGTGATCGGGGAGTGTCTGCCGCGCCATCGCAGCAAGGAGTTCATCCGCTTCCTGGCGCACATCGATCGCGAGACGCCCCCGGCGCTGGCCCTCCACCTGATCGTCGACAACTCCAGCACCCACAAGAGCCCGCCGGTGAAGCGCTGGCTCAAGCGCCACCCGCGGGTTCATCTACACTTCATCCCCACGGGGAGTTCCTGGCTCAACATGGTGGAGCGCTGGTTCGGCGAGATCACCCAGAAGCGCATCCGACGCGGCACCTTTCGCAGTGTGAAAGAGCTCATCGCAGCCATCAACAAGTACCTCCGGACGTACAATGAGGCGCCGACGCGATTCGTGTGGACGAAGGATGCGGACATGATCCTGGGCAAGATCCACCGTTGTAAAGAAGCGTTAGGGACAGCACACTAGGTCCCCGTCACCGCTTACCAGAATCGCCACATCGTAGTCGCCCGCGTAAGCCATGGCCACCATGTCCGTGGCAATCTTCACGTCCACGCCCTTCTCGTACCAGCGACCGTTGGTCACAGCCATACGGCCAGTCCAGAGGGTGAGACCTTGCTGCTGCTTCAAATTATTCAGGAATCGCTGTTGGTTGGCATAGAGCTGCGCCCCCATCTGCTGCGGGACAGCGGCGATGTAGAAGTTCGCCCGGACGAGCTGCCGCCCTGCCGACAGTTCCATGGCCAGCTTTAGCGGAGAGTACCTGGCCGAGCCAAAGGCAGCCTTGAATGCTCTGTAGATATTCGCACCATCCATGAAAACTGCGACTCGGTCAGGCAATGGTCACCTGGATTGGCTCGGAGGTAGCCTCAAAAGAAAACCCGGCGTCCCTTGCGGGACACCGGGGGGGTAATAGCCCACCGTCCAGGTTGCCCGGGACGAGTGGGGGGGTAATTCACGCTTACAAACTAAGTATCGCACTGATCGGTACCTTGTCAAGCCTCATACCGAGCCGGGGGTTCACGGACCTGCATCGGTTGGGTGAGAGCATCGACTTCAAGCCAATAATGGTCCACCTTCTTGACCTCGCGCCACGGGAAGCGAGCTGGGTCTTTGATGGGTTCCTGGAGGATAGGTGCTGTATTGCAGTGGGTCACAACGTAAAGCCAATAGCAGTCGCGCCGGTCCTCGGCTACACGACGCTCGTTCGGGGTCAGGAGGACAGAGCCAGTCGCCTCGCCGATCCCCTTGACCTCAATGAGGCGGAGTTCGCCGGTCCGGGTATCGAGGCTGGTCAGGTCGTAGCCCAAGTTCTGCTCGTGGACATCGGCGACGGCACGCCCCTGAACCCGTTCGTACTCGATGGCTACGCTCATGGCGGCGGCCTCAGTCTCAGGGTTTTGGCGGAGGCGCTGGATCTCGGGCTTAGTGGCCTCGGGATGCGGGAGGATTAGGGCGCTCGCGATCCGCTCAACGGCCTGGAGGGACAGGGCACGTTGTCGCCCTAGCTCCTCTCGGCGGCGCTCCCTTCGGTTAAGGAGGACGGACTGTCGTTCCTCGGCCTGGGCCAGGTTCCCCGCGGCGCCCTCGGCACCGCGTTCCTTGTCCTCCATGAGCCGGCCGATCAGCCGGTCCTCCCTCTCGATCAGCTCAGTGAGGGACAGTTCGACATGAGCTGCTATTCGATCGATCTCGGCCACACGCTCAGCATGGACCTCCTCCAGGAACGGATGAAGAGCCCCCTGGTGGAGCCACGTGAGCGCCTCGGGCTCCGAGGCCACAGGGGGGAGGGTAGCTGGCGCGGGAGTCGGCTGGAGGTTCCCGAAGACGCCTACCTCGTACAGCGCGGGCTCCTGCCCCTGGACGAGACGTACGACAAAGACGCGCTCATGGATGACCTGGCCAAGGCCGTCCACCACTCGGGCTCGGTAAACGTCGAGGCGGGCGGGCTCCGTAACATCTAGGGCGTAGAAGGAGGCTCCCTGAGCAAAGTGGGGCCGGGCCTGAGCGAGGGCATGGCGACGAAGGGCTTCGAAGAGTGGGTGCCCCGGGGTAACCCACTCCAGGTGATGCGTCTCTGCGATCTCCCGGTCAGTAGAAAGGCGCGGATAACGCGTCACGAGAGGGGGGAGCCGCCAGTCGGGCTCTCGCTCGTACCGCTTGAGAGTGGCCGGGACTGCCGCTGGCTCGAAGGTATGCGGCAGGGCCTTTACCTCCCGGAGGGTCATTGGGACCTGGGGGGCGCTCTCGCGGAGGAAGCGAGCAATAGTCTCGGGGACCATCCGGCGCTCTTGAGCTTTGGCGCGCCGCTCGATGAGCATGTCGAGGTTGAGAGTCTTGGAGGCGAGCCCTTCCAAGGCGTTCTGGCAGATAGCCCGGAAGCTTTCCTCGTTGACGTTTCGGAGCAGGCGGTCCTCCAAGTCCTGGTCGCCGAGGCGGCCGGCATAGTAGTCCCGAAGGACCCGCTCCATGTGGGCGGCCGGGAGGATTTCGCCCACCACGTTGAAGACCGCGTCGTCGTCGAGGGCATCACGGATTTCCTGGAGCTTTACGAGAAGCTTCTGAAGCACACGCCCTTCGATGGTATTGACGGCAACGAAGTTAAAGATCAGGCAGTCCTTGGTCTGACCGTAGCGGTGGATGCGCCCCATTCTCTGCTCTAAGCGATTGGGGTTCCAAGGGATGTCGTAGTTGAACAGGATATGGCAGACCTGGAGGTTGATCCCCTCCCCAGCCGCCTCGGTGGCGACAAGGATCTGGATCTCGCCGTCCTTGAACTGCTGTTCGGCGTACAGGCGGGTACCGGGCTCCTCGCGGGTGCCGGGCTTCATGCTGCCGTGAATAAAGCCGACCCGAAACCCCCATCCCCTGAGCCGCTGGACTAGGTAGTCCAGGGTGTCTTTGAACTCGGTGAAGATGAGCAGACGCTGATCGGGGCGATCAAAGAACCTTTCCTCCTGGAGAAGGCGTTTAAGGCGAGCAAGCTTTTCCTCCGAGACCGAGTCCTCAACAGCCTGGGCCTGAGCCGCGAGGCGATTTAGCTCGGTGATCTCTTCCTCGACCTGCTTCGGATGCTGGGAGAGGCTGATGGCTTCCAGGAGGGATTCAAAGTGCTCACGCTCCTGATCCTCCATCTCCTCCAGCTCTTCCGCAGTCGGTAGCTCAGGCGGCGCGAGGCGGGCGAGTTCGGCGGCCTTCTTCAGGTTTTCGCCAAGGCGTCGCGTACGGTTTTCCAGGGACCGACGCAGGGCGTGAGTGCTAGACGCCAAACGCCGCTGGTAAAGGGCCATGAGAAAGCCGATTGCCTTGGCGCGAACGTCCTCCTCCTGGGCGGCAGCCCGTGCGCTTTGCGCCTTCACGAAATGGGTCACGTCCCGATAGAGCTTGAACTCATCGCCATCGATGGCAAACTCTACCGAATGCGGGATGCGTTTCGTGAAAATCTTCCGAGCGGCCCATGTGCCGTCCTCCTGGCGCTCGGGGAAGTAGACCATCGCCTCCTTGGTGCGACGCAGGTAGAAGGGTGCCCGGCGACGGTCCATGGCCTCCCGGATCGACTTCACGTCGGCGAAGGCGTCCTGGTCGAGAAGGCGGAGAAAAAGGGAGAAGTTCTCAGGGTCGCCCCTATGTGGGGTCGCCGTCAGGAGAAGGTAGTGGTCGGTAATTTCCCGGAGCAGTTCCCCCAGCTTGTAGCGAAGGCTCTTTTTGTCCTCGGCGGCCGCGGACATCCGGTGGGCCTCGTCCACGACGACGAGATCCCAGTGGCTCTGGCGGAGGCTCGGAAGGATCTCGTCCCGCTTGGCGAGGTCGAGTGAGGTCAGGATCTGGGCGTGTTCTAGCCATGGGTTGACGCCAAACTGGACGCGAAGGTCCGGGCCTCGGAGGACCAGGAACTTCTCGTCAAACTTCTCCCGAAGTTCTCGCTGCCACTGGAAGGCGAGGTTGGCCGGAATCACGATCAAAATGCGATCGGCGAGACCGCGGAGCTTCAGCTCCCGGATCAGGAGCCCTGCCATAATCGTCTTCCCGGCACCGGCGTCGTCAGCCAGAAGAAACCGCACCCGGGCGACCTTCGTGAGGTAGTCATAGACCGCTTCTAGCTGGTGGGGGAGCGGGTCCACCCTGGAAATCGAGAGCCCGAAATAGGGGTCGTACTCCCAGGCGATACCGAGCGCATATGCCTGGAGTCCCAGCCGGACCAGTCCGCCGTCGCCCGTGTAGGAGCACGTGGGCGAGAGGATCGTTAGGGTGGCGAGTTGGTCCTTCGTCAGCGAGACCCGGCGGAAGCGTTCGGTCTGGGTCCCGACAAGGCCCAGGGTCCAAGCGGCCGGGCCATTTGGTGCCACGGTCTCCACCCGCATGGGCTCGCTGAACAGGGGCCCGGTTAGGATTTGGCCTTCCTGAACGGGTAGATCAGTGGCCAAGCCCTCCTCCTTCGCGGCGGACTTGGGTACGAATCACCGCGAGTATACTGAGAAAAAACCACTTGTCCAACCGACATCTGAAGGCAACTCGGTCCGCGCGGCAACGGGCATATTGGATCGCTTCGGTGCCCGCGCTCACGACAAGCGTGGTCTGCGTGGTAGCCGCCTCGAGTCGCGACCCTGAGATTGTGGCCTGGCCACACTTCCTAGAACTGATTGATCGAGGGATCTCTACGGCCAGACGGGACATAGCGGTGTCTGAGCCCGGTGAGCGCGAGTCATCCGCCAGCCCCACCCGCCCGCCGTTGGTGGACTGAGTCCCCCATGCTCCTCACCTCCTGTTCCCCGCGCCTTCGCGCGGGGTAGTTGCGGCTTCGCTACCGCTCGCCTGGGGCTCCCTTCGGTCGCCGTAGAGCAGGCGCTCGCGCGCCAGGTGGCCCTGGCGGGCCACGTCCCCACCCACCAGCCCCATAAGGAAATCGAATTCGAATTTTTCGCCCGCCCGGCCGCAGGTCGCCCGAGTCTACCGCCTCTTCCGCCCCCGTCAACCCCTCCGGCTTCTCGCGCCGCGTGAGCATAAACGGCCGCCGCCCCTGTGGGCGAAGCCCACCGGGGTCCCCTCCACTTATCCCTCCCGCGGCGCGCTCCACCGTGAGTCAGTCCAGCGTCACTCAATGGTACAGGGGTCCTTCACTGCGTTTCGGCCCTTCGGGTGACGGGGGCGGAACCGCTTCGGGCTCGCCCTGCGGCCGGGCGGCGCTGGGGCCGCCGCGGGTCGAGGGGAAAAATTCTCACACTCACACCCAGCACAGGAGGTGTTGGCGATGGCACGAGATGGTTTCGTGGCGGTGGTCGGGGCTCGGGCATTGCCGGAGGCCTGGGCTCCGCGCACTCCAGGAACTTGTCGTCCCTGGGATCGCGGCTCGTCCGGATCGTGACATCGGGCTGGACGAGCACGGCGTGACGCCGGAGTCGACGCGGCACGGCGCGGGCCTCGCGTGGGGTCACGCGGAGCTTTCGCCAGAGCTCCGGGCGCGCGGTCACGGCGTCGACTTCGGCGAGGATCGGCTCGGAGACGAGGAGGACGAACTGGTCGGCGCGCCACGCCTCGTAGAGACGAGCCGTGAGGCTCTGGGTGCGGGCGAGGGCGCCCCGCAGGAGCAGCTGCGTGTCAAGAACGACCTTGAGCGCGGGCAGCGCGGATCGCCTCGTCAATGATGGCGGCGACTGCCTCGTCCCCCAGCGTGCCGGCCCGCTGACGGGCGCGCTCGATCACGGCGTCGAGCTCCTCATCGGACAGCGTTTCGAGAGAGCGGTCGATTTCTTCGAGGCCCGCGCGCGTGGTCAAGAGGAGGGGGAGGACCTCCTGCGCCAATGTCTGGCGCTCGGCCTCAGAGAGGGCCTCAATCTCCGCGATGAGTGACTGGACTTTCGTATCCATGGCGGTCCCCCGACCTCGGTGTGGGGTCTGCCCTCACGATAGCACATTCCGGCGGGGCTGAGGAGGCCCGAAGCTGCCAGGTGAGCAGCTCGTCGTTGACGCGAAGCCAGCGACCCTCCTGCTCGGCGAAGGCGCGCTCGACCGCCAGGAGGCGTTCGATGAGCAGGCCCTTGGTCCATCGCCGATACCGCTGCCGGGCGCGGGCGATGTCGCGCTGGGCGTTGACGCGGGGACGGGCGGCGCCGGGAGGCTCGGGTCGCGGTGTCCGCCGTGCTGGCCGCGTGCCGTTCCAGCGACGGTGCTGCTCGTAGTACGTGCGGGCCTCGGGGTTCCCAAGGATGGCGCTCGTTGAGATCCCTCGGCCTGTGGGATCGATCGCCTTGGACGTGGTGGCGATGGAGGCGAGGGAGACGGCCTGCTGGGCGGTCGCGAGGGCATCGACCGCGTGGCGGACGTGCTCGAGCGTCCGCTGCCGTCTGGGCGCGTAGACCTTCTCGCGGAGCCAGGCCGGGGCCTCGTGGTCAGGGAGCGATCTGGATGTGGGCGGCATTGGCGGCGTCCCTCCGGTAGGCGTCGATCTGGGCCATTTCGTCGAGCTCGGTGTCGCAGTCGCGGACGAGCTGCTTCATCCGCTCGGCGTCGGGATAGAGGCCGTCGTCGATGGCGAGCGCGACTTGGGCTTGGGCCCAGGCGCGGTGGCGTTCGACCTGGGACCGCTTGGCCGTGGCGTAGCTGTAGATGGAGAGCTGGAGTGAGGCTTCGACTTGGAGCGACCTCCCCCGGGTGTGGCATAATCCGCGCACCCCCGCTACTGGACGAGGCGCGATCGCAGCGCTAATATTCGGCTATTCCGCCTGGTCTCGGAGGTGCTCCGCGCCATCGAGGCCGGGGTCTTCCACCCGGTGGTGGGCTGGTACTGCTACGACTGCCCCTACCGGAGCCGGTGCTGGGCGTGGGGGTGATATGGGAGCAGGCATGCAGACTCATGGGATCGAACTCTCCACCGCACACTCGGCGGCAGTGACGCTGCGGCCACGCCCCTCGTCCGGCCCAGCCGTGTGATCTCCTCCTCGCGGCCGGGTGCTCACGCGGCGTCAGTATTGCCCTTGACCCGCGCTTCATCTGCGCTGTAGCATCCGGCCATGCTCCTGGGGGGGCGCCTGACGCCGAGGGAGCCGGCCCGGCAGCCGCCGGCGCGGGTTCGGCCCGAGCCGGGCCCGGGCGGGAGAAGAGGGCTTTAATACCGCCTATGCTCAGTACGGCGTGGCTGCATGCGGCGCTTAAGGCGTTTCGGAGCTACCTGTTGGCGCTTGAAAGCGCTCACAGGCCGATAGGTCGCGTAAACGGAAAGGAGCGGGAACCATGGCAGCGGACAGGGGACGACTGATCTCGCGACGAGACTTGGTCAAGGTGACCGGCGTGGGGGCGTTGGCGGCGGCCCTCGGGGCTAACGTCGTGATCCCAGGACGGGCCCGCGGCGCGCCCGTCAAGGCTCGGGCCCTATTCTTCGATGTGGGCGGGACAATCCTGGACTGGTCCGTCATGCCAGAGAAGATCACGAAATTCTTCGCAGACAGGGGAGTGAAGGTCGATGGAAAGGCGTTCTGGCCCGCCTGGCGGACCAAGCTGTTTTTCTACATGATGTATAACACCATGATCGGGAGTGGCTTCATCCCGCTCGAGGAACTGGCGAGAAGAGCCACCATCGCCCTCACCAAAGCTCAAAAGACAGACCTCAAGCCGGCGGACGCGGGTGGAGTGCTCCCGTTACTGGGTGAGCTTGATGTCTACCCGGATGTGATGCCGGGTCTCCAGAAAATGCGGGAGCTGGGGTACCAGCTGGTTCCCCACACGCAACTCAGTAGCGAGGTGCTCAAGAAGGCGTTGTTGGATCGGTTCAGATGGGACTGGTACTTCACGTCTGAGACGTTCGCTGTATACAAGCCTCACCGAAGCATATACCTCAAGGCCATCGAGGCGATGGGCCTCGACCGCGCCGAAGTCATCTACGTCACTTCAAACCAGTTCGATGTCTTCGGCGCCAAGGGAGCGGGGTTCCGAACCGCGTGGGTCGGCAGATGGAATGAGCCGCTAGAACCCTACGGGTACGCTCCTGACTGGCACGTGAAGGACTTCGTTGAGCTTGCGAAAGTCCTTGAGACCGAGAAACCGTAGGCTCCGGTCTATAGCGTTCGGGTCATGGTTCTGGGGGGGCGCCTGACGCGAGGGGGCCGGCCCGGCAGCCGCCGGCGCGGGTTCGGCCGGGAGCCGGACTGGGGGACCGGCGGAGGAGGGCTTTTATCGTGCCTATGCTCTGGCGACACGAGACCATGACCGGCTCAGGACGGGCCCGAAGCTGGGGGAATGCGAACGAAAAGTCAGAGGGTTACGCCCTGGGAGGTCCCATCTTTCTCCTTGACAGCCTCCTCATGCGCCCCGTAGCTTCTCCTCATGCGCCTAATACCTTGTTCCATATTGCGCGCACCCAACCAGTCTCCTGAAAGGAGGTCGCCATGAGAAGAATCAGCAGCCTCGTCGCGTGCCTCGTCCTCGTGCTCTCCGTCGCCATCGCCGCCTGGGCGGAGCCGCTGTCGTCCGCCCGGCCCGAGGACGTAGGGCTTTCTTCCGAGCGGCTCGCGCGGATCGGCCCGGTGCTCAAGGCCGAGATCGAGCGCGGCAAGTTCCCCGGGGCGGTCGCGCTGGTGGCCCGCAAAGGCCGTGTCGCCTACTTCGAAGCCTTGGGGCTCCGGGACAAGGCGGCCGGCGCGCCGATGACGAAGGACGCGATCTTCCGCATCTACTCGATGACGAAGCCCCTGGCGTCCGTAGCGGCAATGATGCTCGTGGAAGACGGCCGGATCGTCCTCACCGACCCGGTCTCGAAGTATCTTCCGGAGTTCTCGAAGCGCCAGGTCAGCGTACCCAAGGCGGACTCCACCTTCGGCCGGGTGACGTACACCCTCGTGCCGGCCGAGCGAGAGCCGACCGTCCAGGACCTGCTTCGCCACACGTCCGGCCTGGTCTACGGCGAGATCACGGTGAACGCCCCGGTGAAGGAGGCCTATGCGAAGGCAGGCGTGTTCCAGCCGCAGGGGCTGCCGTTCGACGCCAGAGGCGTGACGCCCGCCGAGCAGGTCGAGCGTCTGGCCAAGGCGCCCCTCGCGCACCAGCCGGGAACCGTCTGGGAGTACAGCTTCGCCACCGATGTCGTCGGTCGCGTCGTCGAGGTGGCCTCGGGGATGACGCTCGGGCAGTTCCTCGAGAAGCGCCTCTTCGCGCCGCTCAAGATGGTCGACTCCGGGTTTTCGGTCCCGAGGGACAAGATGGCGCGGCTGGCGCAGACCGCGCCCGACCATCCGATCAAGGTCATCGACGTGTCGGCCGCACCGAAGAACGACTCCGGCGGGGCGGGCGCGGTGTCGACGGCGATGGATTACGCGCGCTTCTGCCAGATGCTGCTGAACGGCGGGCGGCTCGACGGCGCTCGCGTCCTCAGCCGGGCCACCGTGAGCCTGATGACGTCGGATCACCTTGCCGGGATCAGCACGCCGGTCACCCCCGGCCAGCTGCTGCTCGGGACGCCGGGCTACACCTTCGGCCTCGGCTTCGCGGTGCGGCAGGGCGCGGGCGTGGCGGGCGTGCCCGGCTCGGCCGGGGAGTACATGTGGGCGGGCTTCGCCGGCACATATTTCTGGGTCGATCCCAAGGAGGAGCTCGTCGGCGTCTTCATG containing:
- a CDS encoding IS630 family transposase, translating into MFTPAPALWIDANQAKRLKFLVGSGKTPQKVALRARIVRLAGQGVPNHAIAGQLGISRPTVLLWRQRFARSGVPGLMRDARRPGRKKAIAPEVVQRVVEATLHTTPPAATHWTIRTMATAQGLSRMTVHRIWKQHGLQPHRVETFKLSRDPHFVDKLRDVVGLYLDPPDKALVLSVDEKSQIQALDRTAPLLPLRPGIPARQTHDYKRHGTTTLFAALSMLDGKVIGECLPRHRSKEFIRFLAHIDRETPPALALHLIVDNSSTHKSPPVKRWLKRHPRVHLHFIPTGSSWLNMVERWFGEITQKRIRRGTFRSVKELIAAINKYLRTYNEAPTRFVWTKDADMILGKIHRCKEALGTAH
- a CDS encoding NYN domain-containing protein, with translation MDGANIYRAFKAAFGSARYSPLKLAMELSAGRQLVRANFYIAAVPQQMGAQLYANQQRFLNNLKQQQGLTLWTGRMAVTNGRWYEKGVDVKIATDMVAMAYAGDYDVAILVSGDGDLVCCP
- a CDS encoding DUF3883 domain-containing protein; translated protein: MRVETVAPNGPAAWTLGLVGTQTERFRRVSLTKDQLATLTILSPTCSYTGDGGLVRLGLQAYALGIAWEYDPYFGLSISRVDPLPHQLEAVYDYLTKVARVRFLLADDAGAGKTIMAGLLIRELKLRGLADRILIVIPANLAFQWQRELREKFDEKFLVLRGPDLRVQFGVNPWLEHAQILTSLDLAKRDEILPSLRQSHWDLVVVDEAHRMSAAAEDKKSLRYKLGELLREITDHYLLLTATPHRGDPENFSLFLRLLDQDAFADVKSIREAMDRRRAPFYLRRTKEAMVYFPERQEDGTWAARKIFTKRIPHSVEFAIDGDEFKLYRDVTHFVKAQSARAAAQEEDVRAKAIGFLMALYQRRLASSTHALRRSLENRTRRLGENLKKAAELARLAPPELPTAEELEEMEDQEREHFESLLEAISLSQHPKQVEEEITELNRLAAQAQAVEDSVSEEKLARLKRLLQEERFFDRPDQRLLIFTEFKDTLDYLVQRLRGWGFRVGFIHGSMKPGTREEPGTRLYAEQQFKDGEIQILVATEAAGEGINLQVCHILFNYDIPWNPNRLEQRMGRIHRYGQTKDCLIFNFVAVNTIEGRVLQKLLVKLQEIRDALDDDAVFNVVGEILPAAHMERVLRDYYAGRLGDQDLEDRLLRNVNEESFRAICQNALEGLASKTLNLDMLIERRAKAQERRMVPETIARFLRESAPQVPMTLREVKALPHTFEPAAVPATLKRYEREPDWRLPPLVTRYPRLSTDREIAETHHLEWVTPGHPLFEALRRHALAQARPHFAQGASFYALDVTEPARLDVYRARVVDGLGQVIHERVFVVRLVQGQEPALYEVGVFGNLQPTPAPATLPPVASEPEALTWLHQGALHPFLEEVHAERVAEIDRIAAHVELSLTELIEREDRLIGRLMEDKERGAEGAAGNLAQAEERQSVLLNRRERRREELGRQRALSLQAVERIASALILPHPEATKPEIQRLRQNPETEAAAMSVAIEYERVQGRAVADVHEQNLGYDLTSLDTRTGELRLIEVKGIGEATGSVLLTPNERRVAEDRRDCYWLYVVTHCNTAPILQEPIKDPARFPWREVKKVDHYWLEVDALTQPMQVREPPARYEA
- a CDS encoding putative toxin-antitoxin system toxin component, PIN family, with the translated sequence MTRRSALPALKVVLDTQLLLRGALARTQSLTARLYEAWRADQFVLLVSEPILAEVDAVTARPELWRKLRVTPREARAVPRRLRRHAVLVQPDVTIRTSRDPRDDKFLECAEPRPPAMPEPRPPPRNHLVPSPTPPVLGVSVRIFPLDPRRPQRRPAAGRARSGSAPVTRRAETQ
- a CDS encoding HAD hydrolase-like protein, which produces MAADRGRLISRRDLVKVTGVGALAAALGANVVIPGRARGAPVKARALFFDVGGTILDWSVMPEKITKFFADRGVKVDGKAFWPAWRTKLFFYMMYNTMIGSGFIPLEELARRATIALTKAQKTDLKPADAGGVLPLLGELDVYPDVMPGLQKMRELGYQLVPHTQLSSEVLKKALLDRFRWDWYFTSETFAVYKPHRSIYLKAIEAMGLDRAEVIYVTSNQFDVFGAKGAGFRTAWVGRWNEPLEPYGYAPDWHVKDFVELAKVLETEKP
- a CDS encoding beta-lactamase family protein, giving the protein MRRISSLVACLVLVLSVAIAAWAEPLSSARPEDVGLSSERLARIGPVLKAEIERGKFPGAVALVARKGRVAYFEALGLRDKAAGAPMTKDAIFRIYSMTKPLASVAAMMLVEDGRIVLTDPVSKYLPEFSKRQVSVPKADSTFGRVTYTLVPAEREPTVQDLLRHTSGLVYGEITVNAPVKEAYAKAGVFQPQGLPFDARGVTPAEQVERLAKAPLAHQPGTVWEYSFATDVVGRVVEVASGMTLGQFLEKRLFAPLKMVDSGFSVPRDKMARLAQTAPDHPIKVIDVSAAPKNDSGGAGAVSTAMDYARFCQMLLNGGRLDGARVLSRATVSLMTSDHLAGISTPVTPGQLLLGTPGYTFGLGFAVRQGAGVAGVPGSAGEYMWAGFAGTYFWVDPKEELVGVFMTQAPSPERAYYRKLFKQLVYQAITD